The nucleotide sequence TCTCTCAGCCACGAATATCGAGTTCTTAAGAGTAAGTAGAAGATCATCTTCCCCACTCCAGTGTTCACGAACTATTTCCGGATCAATCTCGTTAAGAATGGCATTCAAGCCATAAACGACCAGTAAAAGATCATCTACCAGCCCCAGCACGGGGAT is from Candidatus Stygibacter australis and encodes:
- a CDS encoding DUF1232 domain-containing protein, whose protein sequence is IPVLGLVDDLLLVVYGLNAILNEIDPEIVREHWSGEDDLLLTLKNSIFVAERFLSRNVVKKISTFFNKLTRK